A single region of the Carassius gibelio isolate Cgi1373 ecotype wild population from Czech Republic chromosome A14, carGib1.2-hapl.c, whole genome shotgun sequence genome encodes:
- the klhl3 gene encoding kelch-like protein 3 translates to MDCDGFGVSCPVSSLDSQEDAKEPDLHSFSHTHMRKAFRLMNDLRSRRMLCDVLLVAGEVEVPAHRVVLASCSPYFCAMFTGDMSESKAHHVEIRDVDGQTLSKLVDYIYTAEIEVSEDNVQVLLPAASLLQLMDVRQVCCDFLQTQLHPTNCLGIRAFADLHACTGLLSLAHAYAEQHFTDVMLGEEFMGLSLQQVCSLISSDKLTVSTEEKVFEAMIAWIKHDKEARLEHMPKLMEHVRLPLLSRDYLVQIVEEDPLIKNNNTCKDFLIEAMKYHLLPADQRHLIKTDRTRPRTPISLPKVMMVVGGQAPKAIRSVECYDFQEDRWYQVADLPSRRCRAGVVFMAGKVYAVGGFNGSLRVRTVDVYDGLKDQWSSVPSMQERRSTLGAAVLGDLLYAVGGFDGSTGLSSVEAYSPKANEWMFVAPMNTRRSSVGVGVVDGKLYAVGGYDGASRQCLSTVEEYNPVSNKWCYVTDMSTRRSGAGVGVLNAQLYAAGGHDGPLVRKSVEVYDPASNTWRQVCDMNMCRRNAGVCAINGLLYVIGGDDGSCNLSSVEYYDPAVDKWSLIPTNMSNGRSYAGVSVIDKPL, encoded by the exons CCGGAGGATGCTTTGTGATGTTCTGCTGGTGGCGGGTGAAGTGGAGGTGCCAGCACACAGAGTAGTTTTAGCGTCCTGCAGTCCTTACTTCTGTGCCATGTTCACAG GTGACATGAGTGAAAGCAAGGCTCATCATGTGGAGATCAGGGATGTTGATGGACAGACGCTCTCGAAGCTGGTGGATTACATTTACACGGCTGAGATTGAAGTGTCTGAGGATAATGTCCAG GTATTGCTCCCAGCTGCCAGCCTGCTGCAGCTGATGGATGTTCGACAGGTTTGCTGTGACTTCCTGCAAACGCAGCTTCACCCTACCAACTGCCTGGGCATCCGAGCGTTCGCTGACCTTCACGCCTGCACAGGACTGCTCAGCCTGGCCCACGCTTACGCCG AGCAGCACTTTACAGACGTCATGCTGGGAGAAGAGTTCATGGGCCTCTCCTTGCAGCAGGTGTGCAGTCTGATCTCCAGCGACAAACTCACCGTGTCCACTGAAGAGAAG GTGTTTGAGGCCATGATCGCCTGGATAAAGCACGATAAAGAAGCCCGTCTGGAGCACATGCCTAAGCTCATGGAGCATGTTCGACTGCCCCTGCTATCCAGAGATTacctggttcag ATTGTAGAGGAGGACCccttaataaaaaacaacaacacttgtaAGGACTTCCTGATCGAGGCGATGAAGTACCATCTTTTACCTGCAGACCAGCGGCACCTGATAAAGACTGACAGAACCAGACCACGCACACCAATCAGTTTGCCAAAG GTGATGATGGTCGTGGGGGGTCAGGCGCCTAAAGCCATCCGCAGCGTGGAGTGCTATGACTTTCAGGAGGACCGCTGGTACCAGGTGGCAGACTTACCATCCAGACGCTGTCGAGCAG GTGTGGTGTTCATGGCCGGTAAGGTGTATGCGGTGGGGGGATTTAACGGCTCCCTGCGCGTGCGGACGGTGGATGTGTATGATGGGCTGAAGGACCAGTGGAGCTCTGTTCCCAGCATGCAAGAGCGCCGCAGCACTTTAGGAGCCGCTGTGCTGGGGGACCTGCTGTACGCTGTCGGGGGCTTTGATGGGAGCACAG GTCTGTCGTCAGTGGAGGCGTACAGCCCCAAAGCTAACGAGTGGATGTTTGTGGCTCCCATGAACACCAGGCGCAGCAGTGTTGGGGTCGGAGTGGTCGACG GAAAGCTTTATGCTGTTGGAGGTTATGACGGGGCGTCCCGGCAGTGTTTGAGTACTGTGGAGGAGTATAACCCGGTCAGTAATAAGTGGTGCTATGTGACGGACATGAGCACTAGACGCAGCGGAGCTG gtgtCGGCGTGCTCAATGCACAGCTGTATGCTGCAGGTGGACACGACGGTCCTCTGGTGAGGAAGAGTGTGGAGGTCTATGATCCTGCTTCTAATACCTGGAGACAGGTGTGTGACATGAACATGTGCCGAAGGAACGCAG GAGTGTGTGCTATAAACGGTTTGCTGTATGTGATCGGAGGAGACGACGGCTCGTGTAACCTGTCGTCTGTGGAGTACTACGACCCTGCTGTGGATAAATGGAGTCTCATCCCCACCAACATGAGCAACGGACGCAGCTACGCAG